A window of Hymenobacter siberiensis genomic DNA:
AGCCCTGGAGCCGGGCTACCGGCGCGGCTCCAGCTCCTGCGTGGCGGCGGCACGCTCCGCCGGCGTGTTCACATTGCGCAGTTCGCCGGGCGCGGGCGGGTTCAGCAGCTCAATGTCGGAATTGATGAGCGCCTTGCGCGGGCAGGAGTAACCCAGGCTCAGAAACCGCAGCAGCTGCCCGTAGCTGCGCGGCTCCCAGATGCTCACCAGCGGCTCCGGAAACTCGTCGAATGGGCTGCGGAAGGATGTGGCCATGCGGGCCGGCTGCCGGTTCGTCACCAGATGCTCCAGCGTTTCGCGGGTCAGAAAAGGCAGGTCGCAGGCCAGTACCAGCCAAGCCGCATTGGGGTCGGCCTGGAAAGCCGATAGGATACCGCCCAACGGCCCCAGGTTCAGGAAGGTATCGGGCAGCGCAGTGAGGCCGACGGGCAGCCCGGCCGCCTGGTCGGGGCGCACCGATACGCACACATCGGGGCAGAATTCGGCCAGCAGGGCGGCGGTGTGCTGGCGCTGGTCGAGGTTGTGATAGTGTAGGGCACCCTTGTCGGTTTGCATGCGCTCGCTGCGGCCGCCGGCCAGCACCAGGCCGCGCAGCACCGGCAGCGCCAGCTGGTACCACTGCCGGATGAAGGCCGCGATTTTGACCGTGTCGGCCAGCGGCAACACGGGCGGCAGCGGCGCGGCGCTGAGGTGCTCCAGCAGCACGGCGGGCAGGTCGGTCTGGCCCTCGGCCAGCAGAATCAGTCGCACGTCAGTGAGGCGGTCGAGCTTCTTATCCAGCGGCTTGCG
This region includes:
- a CDS encoding NTP transferase domain-containing protein: MDSLSSSTVKRTKHAALTRPDVGEFGRHELAILGAPCGDIQTLVARLLPLLAPTLRVAYVDADHAAGDSAASASLPSDTPAKPMPYVAENGLSAELVDKITYRQLNLTRALDKFSQPELLAHESVVLVNGNHFRARQQVVIIDPRKPLDKKLDRLTDVRLILLAEGQTDLPAVLLEHLSAAPLPPVLPLADTVKIAAFIRQWYQLALPVLRGLVLAGGRSERMQTDKGALHYHNLDQRQHTAALLAEFCPDVCVSVRPDQAAGLPVGLTALPDTFLNLGPLGGILSAFQADPNAAWLVLACDLPFLTRETLEHLVTNRQPARMATSFRSPFDEFPEPLVSIWEPRSYGQLLRFLSLGYSCPRKALINSDIELLNPPAPGELRNVNTPAERAAATQELEPRR